The following are encoded together in the Desulfofundulus luciae genome:
- the pgeF gene encoding peptidoglycan editing factor PgeF produces the protein MPGYLWKEEGAVKWLLWEAFLDTGLVSHGFTTRHGGVSTGEFATLNMAFHVGDDPDHVLTNREVACWALEMNPAHLVAGQQVHGDRVAVVGKVHRGRGARSTEDALPATDALITGEPLVPLSSYYADCVPVFLLDPVRRVVGLAHAGWRGTYLDIAAKTVEAMGRFFGSRPEDCLAGIGPSIGPCCYEVDVPLVDLFKGHFPFWQELLVPNPTGKWQLDLWEANRRILVEAGLGPENIFIAGVCTCCRQDLFFSYRGSGGRTGRMAALIMLT, from the coding sequence GTGCCCGGCTACCTGTGGAAAGAAGAGGGGGCAGTTAAGTGGCTGCTCTGGGAAGCCTTCCTGGACACCGGTTTGGTGAGCCATGGCTTTACCACCCGCCATGGTGGTGTTAGTACCGGGGAATTCGCCACTTTAAATATGGCCTTTCATGTGGGTGATGACCCTGATCATGTCCTGACCAACCGGGAGGTGGCCTGCTGGGCTTTGGAAATGAACCCCGCACACCTGGTGGCCGGCCAGCAAGTCCACGGGGATCGGGTGGCGGTGGTTGGGAAGGTTCACCGCGGCCGGGGGGCCCGGTCAACGGAAGATGCCCTGCCTGCCACTGATGCCCTGATTACCGGGGAACCCCTGGTACCCCTGTCCAGTTATTATGCCGATTGCGTGCCAGTTTTCCTTCTGGACCCGGTCCGGCGGGTGGTCGGTCTGGCACATGCAGGCTGGAGGGGGACGTACCTTGACATTGCGGCCAAAACGGTGGAGGCCATGGGCCGGTTTTTTGGCAGCCGACCCGAGGATTGTCTGGCGGGCATTGGCCCCTCCATTGGACCCTGTTGTTATGAAGTGGATGTGCCCTTAGTTGACCTGTTTAAGGGACATTTTCCTTTCTGGCAGGAACTTTTGGTTCCCAATCCTACCGGCAAGTGGCAGCTTGACCTTTGGGAGGCCAACCGGCGCATTCTGGTGGAAGCCGGCCTTGGGCCGGAAAACATTTTTATAGCCGGTGTTTGCACCTGTTGCCGGCAGGATCTCTTTTTTTCATACCGGGGGAGTGGCGGCCGTACCGGCAGGATGGCGGCCCTGATCATGTTAACTTAA
- a CDS encoding YggS family pyridoxal phosphate-dependent enzyme: MGIRENLRLVLEQVAEAAKKAGRDPGSVKLVAVTKNVPVDMMQEAMAAGVKAFGENRVQELVAKHPRLPVDVEWHLIGHLQTNKVKYIIDRVHLIHSLDSWRLAREISRRAQERSLNVEVLVQVNISGEETKYGLPPGEVRNFIVGVAELPGIRVRGLMTIAPLVPDPEGVRPIFRELYQMAGWLRQELPGLPLDFLSMGMSNDFRVAVEEGANIIRVGSAIFGPRPNPRRDNHGEKIGG; this comes from the coding sequence TTGGGAATCAGAGAAAATCTGCGCCTTGTACTTGAGCAGGTCGCGGAGGCAGCTAAAAAGGCTGGCCGGGATCCCGGTTCGGTTAAGCTGGTGGCGGTAACCAAAAACGTTCCCGTGGACATGATGCAGGAAGCTATGGCAGCAGGGGTAAAGGCCTTTGGGGAAAACCGGGTGCAGGAATTGGTGGCCAAACACCCCCGACTGCCGGTTGATGTGGAATGGCACCTTATCGGCCATCTGCAAACGAATAAGGTTAAATATATCATTGACAGGGTTCACCTGATCCATTCACTGGATAGCTGGCGCCTGGCCCGGGAAATCAGCCGCCGGGCTCAGGAGCGGAGCTTAAATGTTGAAGTGCTGGTGCAGGTAAATATATCCGGGGAAGAAACCAAATACGGTCTACCCCCTGGGGAGGTGAGGAACTTTATTGTCGGGGTGGCGGAGCTTCCCGGTATCCGCGTGCGCGGGTTAATGACCATTGCTCCCCTGGTTCCGGATCCCGAAGGGGTAAGACCGATCTTTCGAGAATTATATCAAATGGCTGGCTGGCTCAGACAAGAGCTGCCGGGGTTACCGCTGGATTTTTTATCTATGGGTATGAGCAACGATTTTAGGGTGGCGGTAGAGGAAGGGGCAAATATAATTCGAGTGGGTAGCGCCATTTTTGGACCCCGACCAAATCCAAGGAGGGATAACCATGGCGAAAAAATTGGTGGATAA
- a CDS encoding MBL fold metallo-hydrolase RNA specificity domain-containing protein, whose product MRVRFLGAAQTVTGSCFLLEVGANRLMVDCGMFQGPRTLRERNYRPFPVSPLSVDYVLLTHAHIDHSGLIPKLVKHGFRGKVLATPATIDLCAVMLPDSGHIQEMEVERLNRKAARAGRPLIEPIYNVEDANRAMDFFQPVDYGQTVNLTREISVRFLEAGHILGSAMVELTVREGQQETKLLFTGDLGKKNKPFLKDPSFIDHADYVFIESTYGDRLHPDQGDHVNLLHDIIWETYHKGGNLIIPAFAVERTQDLIYDLNLLLINNRFPPMKVYIDSPMAVAATEVFKKYTPYFDRETQDLIARGKDPLNMAALEFARTTEESMALNKIKSGAIIIAASGMCEAGRIKHHLRHNLWRPECTVLFVGYQAPGTKGRQIKDGAKFVRIHGEEVAVRATIKSIDSFSAHADKEELLEWLEHLQKPPTRVFLVHGEPTSMNVLAQDIARRYGFSVHVPVLEEEVQLTPALPVGEEELRQAYDAVASRLQDLLASGLGRGHYQEIMEQLDHLNALLASIQKQAS is encoded by the coding sequence ATGCGCGTTCGTTTTCTCGGAGCTGCCCAAACGGTCACGGGCTCCTGCTTTCTTTTAGAAGTGGGAGCCAACCGGCTGATGGTGGATTGCGGCATGTTTCAAGGGCCCCGGACTTTAAGGGAGCGTAACTACCGGCCTTTCCCTGTATCACCCCTTAGCGTAGATTACGTTTTGCTCACCCACGCCCATATAGATCACAGTGGCTTAATTCCCAAACTGGTGAAACATGGTTTTCGGGGCAAGGTGCTGGCCACCCCGGCTACCATCGATCTGTGTGCAGTCATGTTGCCCGACAGCGGGCACATCCAGGAAATGGAGGTAGAAAGGCTTAACCGCAAGGCAGCTCGGGCCGGCCGCCCGCTCATAGAACCAATTTATAACGTTGAAGACGCCAACCGGGCCATGGATTTTTTTCAACCAGTGGATTACGGCCAGACGGTGAATCTTACCAGAGAAATCAGCGTACGCTTTTTAGAAGCGGGACACATCCTTGGTTCGGCCATGGTGGAGCTTACGGTGAGGGAGGGGCAGCAAGAAACCAAACTTCTTTTTACCGGCGATTTAGGGAAAAAGAACAAGCCCTTCCTTAAAGACCCCTCGTTTATCGACCATGCCGATTATGTCTTCATCGAATCCACCTATGGTGACCGCCTACACCCGGATCAGGGGGATCATGTAAATCTGCTCCACGATATTATCTGGGAGACCTATCACAAGGGTGGCAATTTAATTATTCCCGCCTTTGCCGTGGAGCGCACCCAGGATTTGATTTATGATCTCAATCTCCTGCTCATCAACAATCGTTTCCCGCCCATGAAGGTTTACATTGACAGCCCCATGGCTGTGGCGGCCACAGAAGTTTTCAAGAAGTATACTCCTTATTTTGACCGGGAGACCCAGGATCTTATAGCCCGGGGCAAAGATCCCCTGAACATGGCCGCCCTTGAGTTTGCCCGTACCACCGAAGAATCCATGGCCTTGAACAAAATTAAAAGCGGCGCCATCATCATTGCGGCCAGCGGCATGTGCGAGGCCGGCCGGATCAAGCACCACCTGCGCCACAATCTGTGGCGTCCCGAATGCACCGTTCTTTTTGTTGGTTATCAGGCTCCAGGAACCAAGGGCCGCCAAATAAAAGACGGGGCGAAATTCGTGCGCATACACGGGGAAGAAGTGGCCGTACGGGCTACCATTAAAAGTATCGATAGTTTTTCTGCCCATGCGGATAAAGAAGAATTGCTGGAATGGTTGGAACACTTACAAAAACCTCCTACCAGGGTTTTCCTGGTGCATGGGGAACCTACGTCCATGAATGTTCTGGCGCAGGATATTGCCCGGCGTTACGGTTTTTCCGTGCACGTTCCCGTGCTTGAGGAAGAAGTGCAGCTTACTCCGGCTTTGCCGGTTGGCGAGGAGGAGTTGCGCCAGGCATATGACGCAGTGGCGAGCCGCTTGCAAGATCTGCTGGCCAGCGGTCTGGGCAGGGGGCATTACCAGGAGATTATGGAACAACTGGACCATTTGAACGCCCTGCTGGCATCGATTCAGAAGCAGGCCAGTTAA
- the phoU gene encoding phosphate signaling complex protein PhoU, whose protein sequence is MSPRSSFDKALAELQQDILRMASLVEQAIYDAVQSLVKLDVASAAQVIMGDEMIDELYLEIEDKCVKLIATQQPIARDLRVAITGIKILLSLERMADHAVDIARATMCLSGQPLTVKCLEYIPQMGRLAQQMVKDGLDAYVNGDVQKAREMCALDDEVDYIFAKVFRELINGMMENPKTIMQSAYLLYVSRYLERIADHATNIGEAVIYLVTGERRELN, encoded by the coding sequence GTGAGTCCCCGTTCTTCCTTTGATAAAGCCCTGGCGGAGCTCCAGCAGGATATCCTGCGCATGGCCAGTTTGGTGGAACAGGCCATTTATGATGCGGTTCAATCTCTGGTCAAGCTCGACGTGGCAAGTGCGGCCCAGGTAATCATGGGCGATGAGATGATCGATGAACTTTACCTGGAAATTGAAGATAAATGCGTAAAATTAATTGCCACCCAGCAACCCATTGCCCGGGATTTGCGGGTGGCCATCACCGGGATCAAGATTCTTTTGAGTCTGGAGCGGATGGCCGATCATGCGGTGGATATCGCCCGGGCCACCATGTGTTTAAGCGGGCAGCCTTTGACGGTAAAATGCCTGGAATATATCCCCCAAATGGGAAGGCTGGCCCAGCAGATGGTCAAGGATGGCCTGGATGCCTATGTTAACGGTGATGTTCAAAAGGCCAGGGAGATGTGTGCCCTGGATGACGAAGTGGACTATATTTTTGCCAAAGTGTTCCGGGAACTGATCAACGGCATGATGGAGAATCCCAAAACGATAATGCAATCGGCCTACCTTCTTTACGTCAGTCGCTATCTGGAAAGGATAGCCGATCACGCCACCAACATCGGGGAAGCGGTTATCTACCTGGTCACGGGTGAACGCCGGGAACTAAACTAA
- the pnpS gene encoding two-component system histidine kinase PnpS — MKLNFLRGISWRPVVSYFFLMAIFFALLQLYAAKKLSVGGALFIILPLSVLLAWLLYQRVIGPLNEIIAAARDMARGNLNRELHIYTQDEIGELARSINDMARQLRNTIGMITDERNRARAILDSMADGVIALDRDGRVLLINPVVEEIFDLRQETCLGKKILGVIRNYDVERLLRKALETQKPTSEEVKIFGAGSDPRIFRLHATPLKGSGRETGGVVVVLRDITERKKLEQMRTEFVANVSHELRTPLTSIRGFVETLLDGALNDPKTARQFLEIVNKETERLTRLVDDLLDLSKIEERRVVHRWQPVNLVDVINRVASLFRPQAKEKALTLSLEVPRDLPSVYGDPDMLAQVLINLLDNAIKYTPPRGSVTIRAMILEDQLRVEVEDTGIGIPAESLPRIFERFYRVDKARSRELGGFGIGLAIVKHIVRAHGGKIEVESTPGKGSLFYFTLPLAEPASR, encoded by the coding sequence GTGAAGCTAAACTTCCTGCGGGGTATTTCCTGGCGGCCGGTGGTCAGTTATTTTTTTCTAATGGCCATCTTTTTTGCCCTTTTGCAGCTTTATGCCGCTAAAAAACTGAGCGTAGGAGGAGCTTTATTTATTATCCTGCCCCTATCGGTATTACTGGCCTGGCTTTTATACCAGAGGGTCATCGGCCCGTTAAATGAAATCATTGCCGCGGCCAGGGATATGGCCCGGGGCAACCTGAACCGGGAACTGCATATTTATACCCAGGATGAAATAGGAGAACTGGCCCGCAGCATTAATGACATGGCCCGTCAACTGCGGAACACTATTGGCATGATCACCGATGAAAGGAACCGGGCTCGCGCCATTCTGGACAGCATGGCCGACGGGGTAATTGCCCTGGACCGGGATGGTCGCGTGCTGCTCATAAACCCGGTGGTAGAGGAAATATTCGACTTAAGGCAGGAAACCTGCCTGGGAAAAAAAATCCTGGGAGTTATCCGAAACTATGACGTTGAGCGCCTCTTGCGCAAGGCTCTAGAGACGCAAAAACCCACCAGCGAGGAAGTGAAAATTTTTGGGGCCGGTTCCGACCCTCGCATTTTTCGCCTCCATGCCACTCCTTTAAAAGGCTCCGGCCGAGAAACCGGGGGGGTAGTGGTGGTCCTGCGGGATATTACCGAACGCAAAAAACTGGAACAGATGCGTACGGAGTTTGTGGCCAATGTCTCCCATGAACTGCGTACTCCGTTAACTTCCATCAGGGGTTTCGTAGAAACCCTTCTGGACGGGGCTCTGAATGATCCAAAAACTGCCCGCCAGTTTTTAGAAATAGTGAATAAGGAAACCGAACGTCTGACCCGTCTGGTCGATGACCTGCTGGATCTCTCCAAGATTGAGGAACGGCGGGTGGTGCACCGCTGGCAGCCGGTAAATTTGGTGGACGTTATCAACCGCGTGGCTTCCCTGTTCCGGCCGCAGGCAAAGGAGAAAGCGCTCACCCTTTCCCTGGAAGTGCCCCGGGATCTGCCCAGCGTATATGGTGATCCCGATATGCTCGCTCAGGTGTTAATTAATTTGCTGGACAACGCCATTAAATATACACCACCCCGGGGCAGCGTAACCATCCGGGCCATGATCCTGGAGGATCAGTTGAGGGTAGAGGTGGAAGATACCGGCATTGGCATTCCTGCTGAAAGCCTGCCCCGTATATTTGAACGTTTCTACCGCGTGGATAAAGCCCGTTCCCGGGAACTGGGGGGTTTTGGTATCGGCCTGGCCATTGTGAAACATATTGTCCGCGCCCATGGCGGCAAGATTGAGGTGGAAAGCACCCCTGGGAAGGGAAGCTTGTTTTACTTTACCCTGCCCCTGGCTGAACCGGCATCCCGTTAA
- the nrdG gene encoding anaerobic ribonucleoside-triphosphate reductase activating protein encodes MQLRVAGIIKESVVDGPGLRLVVFAQGCPHRCPGCHNPHTWDPAGGASVEVEEVLAMVKKNPLLKGITLSGGEPFAQAGALAYLARQVRALGRDVITYTGYTWEELLELAKRDGAVKELLELSDYIVDGPYIQEKRDPELPFRGSSNQRIIDVPASLACGQVVIASWGRIG; translated from the coding sequence GTGCAGTTACGTGTAGCCGGAATAATTAAGGAAAGTGTGGTGGACGGGCCGGGCCTGCGGCTGGTGGTTTTTGCCCAGGGCTGCCCCCATCGCTGTCCCGGCTGCCATAATCCCCACACCTGGGATCCGGCCGGGGGCGCTTCGGTTGAGGTGGAAGAAGTTCTGGCCATGGTCAAGAAAAATCCCCTTTTAAAAGGGATAACCCTTTCCGGGGGCGAGCCCTTTGCCCAGGCCGGTGCCCTGGCCTATCTGGCCCGGCAGGTTCGCGCCCTGGGCCGGGATGTGATTACTTACACGGGCTATACCTGGGAGGAACTCCTTGAGCTCGCCAAAAGGGATGGGGCGGTAAAAGAGCTTCTGGAGCTTTCCGATTATATTGTGGACGGTCCCTATATCCAGGAAAAAAGGGATCCGGAACTGCCCTTCCGTGGTTCCAGCAACCAGCGCATTATCGATGTACCCGCCTCCCTTGCCTGCGGCCAGGTGGTCATCGCTTCGTGGGGTAGGATTGGATAA
- a CDS encoding HlyD family efflux transporter periplasmic adaptor subunit → MTGLISLLRARKIFPLSILSLVVLFFLWWLGNRTWYLVETRLVKVEWLEEGKVSRTITTAGWLIKEEQLLPSPGRGQLRLLVGDGQRVRAGGAVAEILLADNGAGGEKVVVHAPRGGVFCSHIDGLEKVLRPGNALEMEAVEKLGAEPASPGTGSRVEKGEPVGKLVDNLSGMWYWCRVPREEAGSGKWSPGQPVVVLWQGRPIRARLEKITGEEMLFLLSVYPGDLVHQRQVQLELLAGEVAGFVVPLRAVVERGGQPGVYIISRRRATWVPVQILGRTPGRVVISGRGLSARTRYVTNPLWVREGDKLE, encoded by the coding sequence GTGACGGGGTTGATCTCCCTGCTCCGGGCCAGAAAAATATTCCCTTTGTCGATCCTTTCTCTGGTAGTTCTTTTTTTCCTCTGGTGGCTGGGAAACCGCACCTGGTACCTGGTCGAGACACGCCTGGTCAAGGTGGAATGGTTGGAAGAGGGCAAGGTTTCCCGTACCATTACCACCGCTGGCTGGTTGATTAAGGAAGAGCAACTGCTTCCCTCGCCAGGGCGGGGTCAGTTAAGGCTGCTGGTAGGCGATGGGCAGCGGGTGCGGGCCGGGGGAGCGGTGGCAGAGATCCTCCTGGCCGATAATGGTGCCGGCGGGGAAAAAGTGGTTGTACATGCACCCCGGGGAGGAGTTTTCTGCAGCCATATCGATGGACTGGAAAAGGTATTGCGGCCTGGCAATGCATTAGAAATGGAGGCCGTGGAAAAACTGGGGGCAGAGCCCGCTTCCCCCGGTACGGGTAGCCGGGTGGAAAAAGGGGAGCCCGTAGGCAAGCTGGTGGATAACCTGTCCGGCATGTGGTACTGGTGTCGGGTTCCCCGGGAGGAAGCCGGGTCTGGAAAATGGTCCCCCGGGCAGCCGGTGGTCGTTCTGTGGCAGGGACGCCCAATACGCGCCCGGCTAGAGAAAATTACCGGAGAAGAGATGCTCTTTCTGTTATCCGTTTATCCCGGAGACCTGGTCCACCAGCGCCAGGTCCAGCTGGAGCTGTTGGCGGGAGAAGTGGCCGGTTTTGTGGTCCCTCTCCGGGCCGTGGTGGAGCGGGGCGGGCAACCCGGTGTTTATATCATTTCCCGGCGCCGGGCCACCTGGGTGCCCGTTCAGATTCTCGGCAGGACGCCGGGGCGGGTGGTCATTTCCGGCCGCGGTTTATCTGCCCGCACCCGTTACGTGACCAACCCCTTGTGGGTCCGGGAAGGAGACAAGCTGGAATGA
- a CDS encoding FmdB family zinc ribbon protein: MPIYEFRCNTCGHRFEKLCSLGESGEHQVCPACQATGANRVMSSFASPGNRDASGSSSGGSSCGGCAGKSCATCGH; the protein is encoded by the coding sequence ATGCCTATTTATGAGTTTCGCTGCAACACCTGCGGTCACCGCTTTGAAAAATTATGCTCACTGGGAGAAAGTGGTGAGCATCAGGTCTGCCCGGCATGCCAGGCCACCGGCGCAAACCGGGTGATGAGCAGCTTTGCCTCCCCGGGCAACCGGGATGCCAGCGGTAGCAGCAGTGGTGGCAGCAGCTGTGGCGGGTGCGCCGGTAAAAGCTGCGCTACCTGCGGACATTGA
- a CDS encoding cell division protein SepF produces MAKKLVDKVLGFMGFEEEPPEEEEKERFREERFRDEETVPQVKRKGQVFSLHTQRQVRVIVAEPRAFEDVQSIAEHLKNRRPVVVNLERAESELARRVVDFVSGATYALNGSMQKVGNGIFLFVPSNMDIAGDIKEFGERRIFSWMDQ; encoded by the coding sequence ATGGCGAAAAAATTGGTGGATAAGGTCCTCGGTTTTATGGGCTTTGAAGAAGAGCCTCCGGAGGAAGAGGAAAAGGAGCGCTTCCGGGAGGAACGGTTCCGGGATGAAGAAACCGTACCCCAGGTCAAGCGCAAAGGGCAGGTCTTCAGCTTGCACACCCAGCGCCAGGTGCGGGTCATTGTGGCCGAACCCCGGGCCTTTGAAGATGTGCAGAGCATAGCCGAACATTTAAAAAACCGCCGGCCGGTGGTGGTTAATCTGGAGCGGGCTGAGAGCGAGCTGGCCAGGCGCGTGGTGGATTTTGTCAGCGGAGCTACATACGCTCTGAACGGGAGCATGCAAAAGGTAGGCAACGGTATTTTTCTCTTTGTGCCCAGTAATATGGATATAGCCGGCGACATTAAAGAATTTGGGGAACGGAGGATTTTCTCCTGGATGGACCAGTAA
- a CDS encoding response regulator transcription factor produces the protein MAKILVVDDEEHIVELIRFNLEKEGYQVIAATDGNTAIEMARSQRPDLILLDVMLPGQDGLAVCRTLQQEAETRHIPVIMISARGEELDKILGLEMGADDYVTKPFSPRELVARVKARLRRAPVGGEGRGARPPGGKLVRGRLVIDPDRFLVTVDGVKQDLTPKEFELLRFLASEPGKVFSREYLLEQIWGYDYAGDSRTVDVHIRHIRQKLEQVPNASQYIETVRGVGYRFREVP, from the coding sequence ATGGCTAAAATCCTGGTTGTGGATGATGAAGAGCATATTGTGGAGTTGATCCGCTTTAACCTGGAAAAGGAAGGTTACCAGGTAATAGCCGCCACGGACGGGAATACCGCCATCGAAATGGCACGCTCCCAGCGGCCCGATCTCATCCTGCTGGATGTGATGTTGCCGGGACAGGATGGCCTGGCGGTCTGTCGCACCCTGCAGCAGGAGGCTGAAACACGGCATATTCCGGTGATCATGATCAGTGCCCGGGGGGAGGAGCTGGATAAGATCCTGGGTCTGGAAATGGGAGCCGACGATTACGTCACCAAGCCTTTTAGCCCGCGGGAGCTGGTGGCGCGGGTCAAAGCCCGGTTGCGCCGGGCGCCTGTGGGGGGCGAAGGAAGGGGTGCTCGCCCCCCGGGGGGAAAGCTGGTCCGCGGGCGGCTGGTAATTGACCCGGATCGTTTCCTGGTTACCGTGGACGGCGTTAAACAAGACCTAACTCCGAAGGAATTCGAATTACTGCGGTTTCTGGCCAGTGAACCGGGAAAAGTATTTTCCCGTGAATACCTGCTGGAACAGATCTGGGGGTACGATTACGCCGGGGACTCCCGGACGGTGGATGTGCATATACGCCATATCCGTCAAAAGCTGGAACAGGTGCCCAACGCGTCCCAGTATATTGAAACGGTACGTGGAGTGGGTTATCGCTTCCGGGAGGTGCCTTAA
- the pstB gene encoding phosphate ABC transporter ATP-binding protein PstB — MEEHVKIAVKDLNLYYKDFHALRDINLDIKANKITALIGPSGCGKSTFLRTLNRMNDLIEGVRIEGTVLLDGHDIYAPDVDVVYLRKRVGMVFQRPNPFPMSVYDNVAYGPRVHGIKNKRLLDEIVERSLRDAALWDEVQDRLFKSALGLSGGQQQRLCIARLLAVEPEVLLMDEPSSALDPISTLKIEELIQVLKKDYTIVIVTHNMQQAARVSDITAYFLNGELVEWGTTDELFTRPKDQRTEDYITGRFG; from the coding sequence ATGGAGGAACACGTGAAAATTGCTGTTAAAGATTTAAACCTTTATTATAAAGATTTTCACGCCCTGAGAGATATTAATTTAGATATAAAGGCCAACAAAATCACTGCCCTTATTGGTCCTTCCGGTTGCGGTAAATCAACCTTTTTGCGTACTTTAAACCGGATGAACGATCTTATCGAGGGAGTGCGGATAGAGGGAACGGTTTTACTGGACGGTCATGATATCTATGCCCCCGATGTGGATGTGGTTTACTTACGCAAACGGGTCGGGATGGTTTTCCAGCGTCCGAATCCTTTTCCCATGTCGGTTTATGATAACGTGGCTTACGGACCAAGGGTTCACGGTATCAAGAATAAGCGGCTGTTGGACGAAATTGTGGAAAGGAGCCTGCGGGACGCGGCCCTGTGGGATGAGGTGCAGGACCGCTTATTTAAATCGGCCCTGGGCCTTTCCGGTGGTCAGCAGCAACGCCTGTGTATTGCCCGTCTCCTGGCGGTTGAACCGGAAGTGTTACTGATGGACGAACCCAGTTCTGCCCTGGATCCCATTTCCACTCTCAAAATAGAAGAGCTGATCCAGGTGCTGAAGAAAGATTATACCATTGTGATTGTGACCCACAATATGCAGCAGGCCGCCCGGGTTTCGGATATTACCGCTTATTTTTTAAACGGCGAACTGGTGGAATGGGGGACGACGGATGAACTCTTTACCCGTCCCAAGGATCAGCGAACTGAAGATTATATTACTGGTCGGTTTGGTTAG